GTTACAAAGTCATCAAAGATATTTCATTTAGAACCGACACCACTTCCTATTGGACCTTGGGTCCACGCATAAACTTCACACTGGCCAGCTTCCAAGAAATCAGGAAAAGTATTAGAACAAAATTAAGTTGGGACTTCCTCATTTTTGCGTGAAGGCAGTCTATCACGATTcaaaaacagcagtgtgattaaATTCCTTGACAAGCCAAAATTTATATGCTTAatacaaataaacattttaatttataCTGATGTTGCAACAGCTTATGTTAATTGTAGGAAAGAGTGGGCTATGAATGTACATTTAGGAATGTAAATGACTGAAATATTCATGTACACCCTGTTGTGAATCTCCCCAGTGTTTGTGCACTGGTCCTAAGCCAAGAACTTGCTACTCACTTGTTCTCCACTTTGGCAGCATagatctggttcttctccacATTGACTGGCCTCTCCTCAGTTTTGTTATAGTACAGGATCATCTCTCCCATCAGGACCACCAACTTGTACTGGTccttccagggctgcagcacgAAGTGGCCCGGATGGCAGGCCACAGACACATACATGTCTATGTTTTGCCCCAAGGGCGGCAGCTCTAGCAGCGGGGGAAGCTGGAGATCGGGGGCGGGCTGGCTGCTCCTGAGCTGAGGGCTAGCCCTGCCATCACCGGGGAGTGTGGCTGGGCAACTGGGCTTCTTGGCAGGACCACAGCTGCCCAGAAACACATCCTTCTGATGCTTCCACAGGTCCATGTCAGCGACCTGCTGGTTGACGCTATGCCCCGTGTCATGAAAGTCCTTGGATGTGAACAAATAGATGTGCACTAGTCTTTTGGCCTCATCCACTTTAGCTATCTGTTAGGTGAAAAAGATGGTACACAAAGATTAATGTGTTCTATTTCTGAAGTTGACCAAGGCTGAATACAGAGCACTTCAGTTGCTCTGTAAGTCCTGAAGTTTCTGCAGCTATACTGACTTATACTACAGCTGACCACTGAGCGTCACCACAAGCTGCTTATGCAAATGTAATCCAAGCCACCGTGGCATTCCCAAGGACACGGGAGGCTAAATACAATGAGTCAGGGAGAGAGTGACGTGACTGGATCCTGACATTTCCAGTCacatggtgttttcaggcaggGCCTCACAGTATCATCATAATCATGACTCATCATCCTTTATCGTACCATTGGGGAAAGAGTTTAAATGCTATCATTGGAATCACAAAATAGGTCATGAATGAACTGGTTCATTTACCAAGTAGCAGCCTCTGGTTATATATGCTAAAtactagtgatggccaaatgaagcttcgtGAACCAAATGCTGTATTTTCTGGTACCACTAGATGGTGTTCCATGTTCAAAAAAGGGCTTAATTCATGccacaaagcaaaccaagagcgccatctactggggccaaaaaaatacagaaaatagttcacgaagtttcatttggccatcactactaAATACACATCATTTGGTTTATTTGAGGGCACTTAGTAAATATAGCCTAGCATAGATGTGATACAGATGCATTGTGGGTACAGAGCACATGCACAACACTGACATAACGGGAGTACTGGCCTTGATGCTGCACTCCGTGGAGCCCAGCACAGCATCCCTCAACCAAAGCACTGCATCTGGGGTCCAGGAGCCCACCTCGAGGGGCAGCCCAGCCAGACTGCACTTCAGAGCCTGTCGGGGAGAGAAACCCTTCACAGTCATGGCCGGGGATGGATGCGGAGGCATCCTTTCAGGACCAAAGTAACATGCCAGCACTGCTATTGCCTGTTGCTGATTACTTAGCCACAAGCGATACATACTCCAATACAGATTAAGGGATGATCATAGCCATCGCTATACCTGCTCATGAAGAGCCCAGTAGAGCTTTTGGATTTACATAATACCTCCAGAATGACTGGAGAGGCCAGAAGGTGACTGATAACCGACTAGTTTCCAGTGCCTTACTGAAATGTCCATATTTGAGTAACTTGTTCCCAAAGACCCCCAATTAATCTGATGTCACCTTAAATGACAGCTGACACCAGTCCCCCAAGAAATTGGCAAATAGTAATAAAACACAGAAAGGTTGTAATGATAAATTCTGACAGCCTGGTAATGACTGCCTAACTGGCCTCATGTCacaatcagctgacctgaggtGGAATAGCTACAAGCTCTCGCAGGAAGGGGGGCGGGACCTCTCGCAGCTCAATGACCTCCACGGAAGCAGGGACACCCACGTCCACAAACTGGATGTCCAACACACGGCTGCCATGCAAGTTGGTGATCTGGGACAGGGCGACAAGGCGCATCTCAAACTGAGTCCTACAGTGCCACTTGTACGGCTAAATTAAAACACAGTTCATACAGTAGGCTGCCTGTATCTGCAGTTTACCTCAgtcgaaaaaaaataaaataacagcaTGTTTTTTCATTATTTCTTCGTCTTATAAAAAGAGCATAAAAAGCCTGATTTACATTGCTCCGTTATTACTTGATACATGATAGAGCAATGAAAATTGAGAATAAAGCTAAAATGTTAGAATCACTTATTCGagagcacagtactgtataataatgtacaATGTACTTTATTACTACTGTATTTAATGTTGGTAATGTCTCACTGTGCGTAATTTATCAATTACCATATTACCAGCACAGGAAAATCACGGTATGGTGGTACGGAACACACCTCCCGCATAATATGAGGGGACCACTGTATATAGAATGCCCTCTTTCTATGTGCATGGGGAAATAATTGTATAAAACAATGGGTAAGCTATTTCCTCCGTGTTTGCAGTGCCCCCCCAATAGGATCGCTCACCTCCACTCGAGACCATTTGCCTTTATATCGGGCCAGACAGAATTTTCCACAGAAAGGCCTGGACACCAGAAACTCTGACGTCACCTGGCACACAGGAGATCAGGTCACACCATCAAGCGACCAAACTCGACTGTAATTCAAACACCCCCAACAGGACTTGGAAGAACATCTGGGGGCAAAAATCACCCTCAAGCAAATTGACTGCTACCATGGTGCCAAAGAAGCGACACAGACCCAGGGAAATGCTGCGTCACTCGACAGCACAGCCGGCTTCCAGCCGATCACATCAGTAAATCCCAAATCGACATATCGAACATACAATGATGAGAACTGTCttattcaaattcaacagtatgagctcagcaaaatgtCACTGGTTTTTCCAGATGGGTTAGTTCCAGTGTGACCCGAGAGATTATTTTGCCTGCAGTCTCACAGCTTATTAAAGGTATTAACCCACCCCATCTGTCTATGCTACATCCACTGCCTGGCCGGCATAAACCTCTGCCAGCCTAAGACTGTGTCCTCGGTCGAGGCAAGGCTCACGACATCTCTTACCTGGGAGTGAAAGTAAGCCTCAATCTTTTCCAACATTTCTGTCAACTTGGCAAGACCACGTGACGACAACTGGCAATAAACGGTTCCATCGGAGCAAACATTGGTCACGCTGACGTGCATGTGGGTGCCGTTGACCTTCGGGGGAGAGCACATACAAAAAAAAGGCATTAAGCAACAGCTTCTAAACATGCCGTATTAAAGATTCAGGATCATCTCCCGACGTGTCACAAGACTGTCAAGTTACCTTTAAGGTGTTCTCCAAAGACTTGTCCTGCAAGGCTCTCATGCAAGCCGTGTTTATGTTGACATCATCATCTTGTGAGGTATCATATAGCACAACCAGAGGTGTGTCCCCCCGCTCCAGGATCTCAGCCAAGAGGATCTTTCCACAGGCCATGGTCTCAAACTTCTTAATCACTGGAGGCTCCTGGCAAAACGGCTCCAAGCCTGAAAGCACCCActtataatattttataaagggGCTACTTCCCACCCAAGATCACAGACACATGAATAATTCAACAAGAACAGCACATCATCTAACAAAAGCTTGCAGTTAGTACTTTCTTAGAGCCCTTCCACAAATTCCAAGAAGTTAATTTTtgactgattttttaaaaaaatcagatgaaCATGTTAATTTTGCTTGAGTCTAGGCCTTGCCTCTTTATTAAACAagctttgaataaaaatatttgaatgttagcaccccccccagccccttgAAATTTCCACTACTCtggttaaattaaaaaaaaaggaagaCAGCAAATACAGCTCACCTGCTAATTTGCATTTAGTGGCCTGGAATGGCAGTCTGAAGAACTTTGGATGCAGGTCCAAAAGTTTGCCTGTGTTGATCACTTCAGAAAACCCATGATCGACATAATACACCTGCCAATGAAAAGGCCATAAGCACCCTGACTCAAGGCAGAAGCCGACGCACAAGCTGGAAGCGGCCCGGAGGCCGAGTATACTGGCTCTCACCTTGGCCTTGTCACCCATGACCTCACACACTTGTGCGCGAAGGAATTCCTCCTCTTCTTCAGCCTTGAcggcagccagctgaccaacagCCAGAGATGACATGACCTTCCTTGTGGTGTCCTGACCATAGAACTCCCGCATCTCATCCTCCAGGGTCTCCTGAGCCTGGGAGTAGTCCTTACCAATAAATCTGCGAAGCAGCAACAACCATGCAGACCATTCGAATCAACAACTTCAACGGGAAATTTTGAATTAAAAACATTACCGTTTTACCAAAGTGCTGAAATTCACACTGCTGGGACCATACCACAAGGTTTTCTCCATGCATGCACATGCACGCACTAGGGCTGCACAATTGTGAAAAAAATGTGAATCACGATTCTTTTGTTTAGTACTGAGATCACGATTCTCTGTAATGATTTTTCTTAAATTTAAACATTCATTGCACTCAAACTGCAACAGGAAACACAACAAAACACGACTGTGCCAAACAAATGATTGATCCAGGATTATTGATATTGGCATATCAACTTCTGACAACGGAAAGGAAAGTGGCCTTTAAAGAGAATGCAGAATTATGGAACACTCGAGACTCGGCGAAAAGTAGGAGTGCTTGTTTTGATctagctgatgtaatacaatgcAGAACCATTGTAATTCAGAAATGAGATCGCATAGAGGTATCAAtcgaaattgtgtttttttatgattaattgtgcagcccttgcacgcacatgcacgcatgcacatgcacaccaGACAGCTCATTTAAATCTACACACTCACATACTTGATAAAGATGTATGAAGTATAACATTTGGTAGCAGCTCTTGGTACAGCAATGCCGAATAACCCAGTTTTGCTGCATCACAGGTATTTGAATAACTAGCTGATCCTCATCATAACAAGCCTAACACAAATTTTAAACATGAGTGAAACTAGGGCACTTGCCTGAGAGTAACGCTGTCGGTGCTGGCCACTTCCACCACCAATACAGATGGGTATTCCTCCTTAGGAATTAGGAGAGGGGGTACAGCACTGGGACGGCGAAGGACATCTTGAGTCGTCTGTGACATGCGTTCTGGCACCACGCGATTCCGATTTTCGTCTACATCTCGCAGAGGGTACAGGATGGCCTTCTTGAGGTTGTCAGGCATTGGATAGTCAACAGTGCAGATGTCCTCCAGGACACTGAGGTCATCGAGAACATGCTCGGGGAACCGGATTTTGTAAGTCTCCTGAAAGAGCTTAGGCAGAGCGTTGGCCCAAAGCCCATTGCTGTACTTAGCTAGCAGCTCGCCCAACTTGACCTTGATATCCGGGCTTAAACCCACGGGGGACGACGGGGGAGAAGACAGTGGGGAAGCCGATGGAGAGACCCCGGGGCACATGGAGCTGGACTGCTTCCGCATGGTGGGGGATGGCTTGGGGGAAGGGGTCGAAGATGGGGATGAGCTGGGTCTGGTCTTGGGCACCTCTTTAGCGGGGTAGAGCAACAGCTCTGCCGGATTGGTGCTACATGGCTTCTCTACCTACACCAAAACAGGACAGGCACACAGGCCAAACAGCCctgaatttcacaaaaaaaaaaaacctttcattCTTCTGATTCAGTTAATGATCTGCTTAAGTAAGGAAAGCTTGGGGTCAAATAGAGTAGCCCAGTTCCCCTCAAGAAGTTAGAGTTAAGGGCCCTTCTCAAGCACTCAAAGGTGAAATGATTTCTGTGCTAGGCACAGCATTCGAACCCATACCCTTCTAGACACAAGCATAGACTTCTATACATTGCACTGCAAGTCAAAACGATATTGCGTAAAGGAGCTTGCTTTGGAGAATTTAGTATTTTGGAACCTCATGTACACCTTtccagaaggtacattgacaagAATAATTTAAAGATACCCTGACACTGATTCAAACTCACCATACAGACATGAGACCACTGCTCAAGGTCTTTGAGCGCCTCTGTCGGCAGCTCCTGTTTGTACAGCTCACGGTAGAGCTGAGGCAGCTTCGACACCCAGAATCCATTGCTGTATTTATTCAGAATGTCCCTAAGACGGTTCTGGACCAACTGCTGATTGTAGCCACTGGACTGGAGTGGTCTGGACTTCCCAGGAGGGACATTCTGGTTTATGTTAGAGGGAGCTGCAAGAGAATGAATAGTTTATGGATGAATAGCCGAAATATCTGAGAATGTATAAAGGGATGACTGACAAACACTGGAATtcatttagatcagtgtttctcagtctggtcctcggggacccacagccagtccacatttttgttcccttccagctccctacttggagctgggagggagcataaacataaactgtctgtgggtcctcaaGAAGCGGATTGGGAAAAACTGATTTAGATGACTGACTAAAGCAATGAAGGTTGATTGAAGACAAAATAGGAGTGACCAGAAAGTTCAAGGGGATCAAGTCCTTTTACCTACCATGATTTCTGCTGATTTTattgcagaagaaaaataattttagGAGCAGGCTGCTGTCGTGCTCATAACAGGCCAATGTGATGTCACGTGTGCACACACcctcacgcacgcacgcgcgcacacaccctcacgcacgcacgcacgcacacaccctcacgcacgcacacaatGTCCCATCACGTTAATCTTACCACTGGTCTGCTGAAGATTCCTGGACAGGGTCAAATTTACCTCCTTCTGAAACTTCACGGGTAGGGTTATCTTCTTGTCGTACCTAACAGAAAGAGGGGATAATCGGTTATGTGGTGAGTAGAGGTACAAAGCCACAAGTTAAGGCTGTAGCGAAAAATGTCCCACACAGCCACAGTTACTTTGTGATCTTTACTAAACCTTAGGTTGAGGTTCAAGTCTCTTTTGCACTTATGCAAGCAATGAATACGACTTACCTAGACAGCCTATTTTCTGGTGTATGAGAGAAAACTGGAGCACCCACAGGAAGCCCACACAGAGCGAGTCAGGAGGTGATTCAAAGCCCATGCAGAATGCCTGTGAGTCACATCTCAACACCCTGCCATATTTCCCCTATGCACTGTCGGCAACGTTTTATGGGCCATTTCAACAATTCTTTATTCATAACACACACAAAGCTCGGCAAGCACAATTTCTGCTTGTACATTTCCTTAAACCTAATTTACATTTGCCTATCAATTAACATTAGAATTCAGCTGGTCCACAGCAGGTCATTGGATTTACAAACCAGTGAAACCTGCATTTTAATGTGGGAgcctcagagagagagagaaagacagaagtGTCCTGAACAGgacattaaatccctggttgtTCAACATGCTCTCTGCCCTTTACCCAATACTGTACTCATGACAATCTTCCAGAACTCTTCCTCCCTAGGTTGTAAAGGCATCTTTCCATTTAGCTGGTTCCCATCGGGATTCTCTAACCCAGCATAAACATAAACAAATCCCTGTATCACCAACTAACGCTTCTATGGTCTTTAAAATTAAAGTTGCATGGGGTAAAACATCCGGGAGGAACATTTTTCCAGTCCTACGGTATAACATTACCCTCTGTACAACAAACCTCTGTAAAGGAACAAAGAAATTTATTTGACAACTTACAAGACAGCTAGAAACCCAAAAGGTGCATTATTTATTGCTGATTTAGGTAGGCTTGTGGCTTTGGATACAGCCACAACTAAAGGCAGTGACTAGAAAGCCAGCTTCTGCACCGGCCCTGTGATGTGCTGATTCACAGGATATCGATACAGGACAGTTTCTCACTATGTTAAATAGAGGGATTACACAGACCCATTGTTATGCTTTCTGACGGATCTTTGTTTTTCTGCTGCTCAGGGAAATGCACCCCATTCTATCTTTCAGGCTGGATAGGGTGCCCCAAACAATATACCCAAAACAGCCAGTGAGGTCAGTCGCTTTCTCTAGCTGTGGACCGTGCCAGGCTaaaaaagcaccccccccccccagcgcagCATGCTGAATAAGCAGGACAACGGCAGTGCTGGGGGGGTTCCAAACTCATTAAAGGTGTCAGTGTGTAAGAGAGGGACTCCAAAGTGGGCCCAAtctctgttgggggggggcgggtggcaGGCGGAGGGGGTGCCATCATCAAGCCTCATTACCTGCTGTCTGGGAACAGCTAACCTTCGCTGACATGCAGAAAGTTGAATGGCAATAGCAATCTGGGGAAATCAAGCAGGGAGAAAGCCAGGAGGAGTGGACCTTTAGGTTTACACCCAGGTTATTCTCGTTAATGACAATGTAAGTCCTGTGTAGGAGGGACAAGAGCCAagtctgaattttattaaagtaTGGCCCAGGCTGTAGTTCATTGGCAGTAAAAACCAAGTGGAAATAAAGCTTGATATCTGTATGCCCCACCGCAACAGGGACAGCTCCAACAAACCGCCCCATTTCATTGGGCTACAGGGGTTTCCAGAGCTGGGCCGGAGCGTACGCATGCACACAACACGCCAGGAATGGGGCTATCAAGCCCGTGACATCAGGAGGCAGCGCAAATGAAAAGGTCTACTTGTCAGCATTCCTGTCAGAACAGCACCATCAGGGATGCACTCCAGTTAGCCTAATGAAGACCAGAGAGGCTTTTGCAAAATGTGGCAACTTGCAAATTCCTCTCATATTACCCTGATATCAACAAATACCTCAGCTCAAAACACTCAGGAGCAAGAACTAGCATAAACTCAATATGGTTCAGCGAGACCAAGGGTCtttaattccagtcctggagctcTGGTCAGTCAATTGGACTTTCAATTCCAATCGGGCAATAAAGTAATGTACTAAGCTAATTATGTCCCTAGTTGAATTTCTTTGGCCTTCTCTTGCCGTACTGCAGCTGTCAGCAGTTCAGGAACATTAATATCAAAGAGAGTCAGGAGTTTGGAATCAACATAAGTTGGCATGGTACTGTTCATCATTCTAAAGAATAAGATACTACTGGGACATGTAGAGACACAAGCATTTTGAGTAGGTATGGGGGAAATGAAGCTTAGAAACaggcacttgggggggggggggaatgaccAAAAGCATCATAAAGcaatcaatgagaagcaggctGACAGCAACCAAACTGAAGCCTCTCTCTTCCATCACTGGAGGACTGAATGCTTGCTTTTCCATTTCAGGAGACAAGGTCAAAGAAATAATGCATTATTTCTAAGGTGCATCTGACAAAATGACtcatccatatatatatatatatatatatatatatatatatatgctaaaaataaatactaaaaagatgcataataatgtttttcacAGGTCGATAATTGCCCACTATTTGCATCCAAGATGGACTGCACCACCGTTGTttcgagagagaggagagagagagagaatttgCCCTTGCAAATTCCTTCATTTTGCTCTGACAGGAATGCATGTGTTCACTCTGAAAAGCTTAAGGTGACAACACTAATGAAGCCAGGTATCTCCAAGTTCACGTCTAGGAAGGTTGGCATGCGATTGATGAGTTGTTCTCCTTGTATACCTCATATAATTTCATGTGTATACAGATCGTAAAGAGGAGGTCTGTACAGGCACTTAGTTGCCTGTTTTTGATGACAATCATTCTCTGGATAAGTCTTCAGAGCCTTTAGAAACAATAGAGAGCAGTGAAGCATCTttaaatatggctgcatgtttcCCAGCCCATAAGTGAGACAAGCGTAATGTAGCCCACACCCAGTTAGGGTTACTAGAGGTTAGTATTAAATCACTTCCTGTGAGGAATAACAGGGCATTTTGGCAAAAAAGCAGTAATTGTCTGCTGTAGAGCAGTCATTTAGACTATCAGATAACAAGTAGGCCTTTTAAGCTGAGGATCATCAGGAAGAGGTATT
The sequence above is a segment of the Brienomyrus brachyistius isolate T26 chromosome 12, BBRACH_0.4, whole genome shotgun sequence genome. Coding sequences within it:
- the LOC125705062 gene encoding tudor domain-containing protein 7B-like isoform X2, whose protein sequence is MSDVELLKKMLRAVLQSNKNGVSLSRLQSEYKSLTGEFIPHKQMGYPSLDSFLNSMPSVVKMERSRTGEVVCFAAVCKETAHIAQLVARQRNAKKAGRPLLVNCQMRVKPATPFTLNAKPRTSLRQPDHMGHAGQGMPRLSLSSRLGGPGDFRQVSTRDTQHDGRLSAAQNKAPPIQIRKPPIPGDKYDKKITLPVKFQKEVNLTLSRNLQQTSAPSNINQNVPPGKSRPLQSSGYNQQLVQNRLRDILNKYSNGFWVSKLPQLYRELYKQELPTEALKDLEQWSHVCMVEKPCSTNPAELLLYPAKEVPKTRPSSSPSSTPSPKPSPTMRKQSSSMCPGVSPSASPLSSPPSSPVGLSPDIKVKLGELLAKYSNGLWANALPKLFQETYKIRFPEHVLDDLSVLEDICTVDYPMPDNLKKAILYPLRDVDENRNRVVPERMSQTTQDVLRRPSAVPPLLIPKEEYPSVLVVEVASTDSVTLRFIGKDYSQAQETLEDEMREFYGQDTTRKVMSSLAVGQLAAVKAEEEEEFLRAQVCEVMGDKAKVYYVDHGFSEVINTGKLLDLHPKFFRLPFQATKCKLAGLEPFCQEPPVIKKFETMACGKILLAEILERGDTPLVVLYDTSQDDDVNINTACMRALQDKSLENTLKVNGTHMHVSVTNVCSDGTVYCQLSSRGLAKLTEMLEKIEAYFHSQVTSEFLVSRPFCGKFCLARYKGKWSRVEITNLHGSRVLDIQFVDVGVPASVEVIELREVPPPFLRELVAIPPQALKCSLAGLPLEVGSWTPDAVLWLRDAVLGSTECSIKIAKVDEAKRLVHIYLFTSKDFHDTGHSVNQQVADMDLWKHQKDVFLGSCGPAKKPSCPATLPGDGRASPQLRSSQPAPDLQLPPLLELPPLGQNIDMYVSVACHPGHFVLQPWKDQYKLVVLMGEMILYYNKTEERPVNVEKNQIYAAKVENNWHRVLVKGILTNGLVSVYELDYGKHELVSCTKLQPLISEFRQLPFQGITAQLAGVKPLQWSEEASMVFRNHVEKKALVAQIEVVHEAAQPWDRKVVAYLVDTSQEDRDIWVHDLMSEFAEELTKPA
- the LOC125705062 gene encoding tudor domain-containing protein 7B-like isoform X1, producing MILRMSDVELLKKMLRAVLQSNKNGVSLSRLQSEYKSLTGEFIPHKQMGYPSLDSFLNSMPSVVKMERSRTGEVVCFAAVCKETAHIAQLVARQRNAKKAGRPLLVNCQMRVKPATPFTLNAKPRTSLRQPDHMGHAGQGMPRLSLSSRLGGPGDFRQVSTRDTQHDGRLSAAQNKAPPIQIRKPPIPGDKYDKKITLPVKFQKEVNLTLSRNLQQTSAPSNINQNVPPGKSRPLQSSGYNQQLVQNRLRDILNKYSNGFWVSKLPQLYRELYKQELPTEALKDLEQWSHVCMVEKPCSTNPAELLLYPAKEVPKTRPSSSPSSTPSPKPSPTMRKQSSSMCPGVSPSASPLSSPPSSPVGLSPDIKVKLGELLAKYSNGLWANALPKLFQETYKIRFPEHVLDDLSVLEDICTVDYPMPDNLKKAILYPLRDVDENRNRVVPERMSQTTQDVLRRPSAVPPLLIPKEEYPSVLVVEVASTDSVTLRFIGKDYSQAQETLEDEMREFYGQDTTRKVMSSLAVGQLAAVKAEEEEEFLRAQVCEVMGDKAKVYYVDHGFSEVINTGKLLDLHPKFFRLPFQATKCKLAGLEPFCQEPPVIKKFETMACGKILLAEILERGDTPLVVLYDTSQDDDVNINTACMRALQDKSLENTLKVNGTHMHVSVTNVCSDGTVYCQLSSRGLAKLTEMLEKIEAYFHSQVTSEFLVSRPFCGKFCLARYKGKWSRVEITNLHGSRVLDIQFVDVGVPASVEVIELREVPPPFLRELVAIPPQALKCSLAGLPLEVGSWTPDAVLWLRDAVLGSTECSIKIAKVDEAKRLVHIYLFTSKDFHDTGHSVNQQVADMDLWKHQKDVFLGSCGPAKKPSCPATLPGDGRASPQLRSSQPAPDLQLPPLLELPPLGQNIDMYVSVACHPGHFVLQPWKDQYKLVVLMGEMILYYNKTEERPVNVEKNQIYAAKVENNWHRVLVKGILTNGLVSVYELDYGKHELVSCTKLQPLISEFRQLPFQGITAQLAGVKPLQWSEEASMVFRNHVEKKALVAQIEVVHEAAQPWDRKVVAYLVDTSQEDRDIWVHDLMSEFAEELTKPA